The Juglans microcarpa x Juglans regia isolate MS1-56 chromosome 8D, Jm3101_v1.0, whole genome shotgun sequence genomic sequence atttattttatctaccGAGTTTTTACACTGATTCTttacaaaataatgaaaagtcACTGATCCTGCAAAAAATTAATGAAGGATATTGGAGATTGGTTACAAATTCTAAGTGCGCGTTTCTTTCAATTGGGTTTTGATTATTTAGTACAGGATATTAATTGTGGGTTTGTTTCAGTAGTCGAAACACTTAGCTTATTGTTAAAAATAGGTGGTAAATACTGATATATCAAAATGTCCCCTTTTCCAGACTAGGACAAGAGTTTCTTTTAGTTGTTATGCTCGTGAACATGTCTCTTAAGAGTTTTTGCACGTTTGGCAGATCAATTATTTGGGTCGAGCCTGTACGGTAACGTAAAGTCGGTTGAGGAACAGTCTAcgaaagaaaagaataatgGGTGTTTGGCTGTTGTTCCTTGGGTTCCCTCTCAACTTCCTCTTGCACCGGCCACCTACGTTCCCCCATTGACGGCGGAGGCTGAAGGAATGGCAGTAGCGATGGATATCGAAGAAGACAACAATAACAACAGCCAAAATGCAAACATAGGGCAAGGCCACCCAAGTGTACATGATGTTTATGGTGGAATAGCTGGGAGCGAGGGCTTAAATCAGTGGCAGCAACAGCACTGCTTGATACCACAGCTTCCTCAAAACACGTCCACGCCCATTACATGGTTCCGGTAATGAAGTATATAGTTAGAGATGGACCTCCATATTGGTATTTTATTTCATGGTTGTAATGGAGGATAGAGCTGAATTATAGAGATGTGTGGTAGATGGGATTGGGGGACCGAAAATGGAGCCCCCTTCTTAGATAGTTTTGCTTGGTGGAAACGCTCTTAGTTGGCTTTTGCACTTCAACTGAAGGCATTTTGGATTTGGGGGAACTCGCTGTAAGAAATTAGTGTGTAGAAAAATAGTGCTGTAATGTGCATTGTGCAACCTATATGTAAATTCTTAGTGTTTTTCCTCATACTCGGGTTGCACTTTGCATTCTCTTTGAATTAAACCTTGAAATTAATGTGGCGCTGAGCAGATTAATTTGTTAACCCGACAGACATAGAACATCTTTACTTATTAGATACTAGTAAAGGATTTCCTGGTTGCTCGTGGCtataacatatagttagtaCGATTGATAAATCTGTTTAAAATGACATCAGGATCTCTG encodes the following:
- the LOC121242481 gene encoding uncharacterized protein LOC121242481 isoform X2 — translated: MAAYMNLKTSKMKMNLKRKDLELDDFNDDFSDFSLSSPARKIRRLDAELPPIMEEEEAEIPQAQDVVGRLREVLELESPSNDEKAIVLFQPVNTPLLHSSSSNLSFSVDSQIMSGFKNQLFGSSLYGNVKSVEEQSTKEKNNGCLAVVPWVPSQLPLAPATYVPPLTAEAEGMAVAMDIEEDNNNNSQNANIGQGHPSVHDVYGGIAGSEGLNQWQQQHCLIPQLPQNTSTPITWFR